A genomic region of Vitis vinifera cultivar Pinot Noir 40024 chromosome 7, ASM3070453v1 contains the following coding sequences:
- the LOC100241293 gene encoding LOW QUALITY PROTEIN: probable glucan 1,3-beta-glucosidase A (The sequence of the model RefSeq protein was modified relative to this genomic sequence to represent the inferred CDS: inserted 1 base in 1 codon) yields the protein MKPLLSRGADPYLPVKAVNLGNWLVTEGWMKPELFAGIPNQDLLDGTQVQFMSTKLQKYLAAENGGGTDVVANRTSPSGWETFRLWRINKSTFNLRVFNKQFFGLENQGKGNKVVSVLNSPGNSETFQIVRXNDDQNRVRIKASNGLFLQAKPGLVTADYGGSGWDDNNPSVFQMKIVRTLQGEYQITNGYGPDRAPQVMQDHWNAYITNEDFRFLSSNGLNAVRIPVGWWIASDPTPPKPFVGGSLKALDNAFTWAQNNGMKIIVDLHAVQGSQNGNDHSGTRDGFQEWGDSNIQDTVAVIDFLAARYANNPSLASIELMNEPLAPGVTLNDLKKYYKAGYDAVRKYTSNAYVILSNRLGPADSKELLDFARGLNRVVIDVHYYSLFSDMFNNMNVQQNIDFIYSQRASDLSAVTTSNGPLSFVGEWTAEWAKSGASKKDYQRFAKAQIDVYRRATFGWAYWAYRCAQNHWSLKWMIENGHINLGSS from the exons ATGAAGCCCCTGCTCAGTCGG GGTGCAGATCCTTATTTGCCAGTTAAAGCTGTGAATCTAGGAAATTGGCTTGTTACAGAGGGATGGATGAAACCTGAACTCTTTGCTGGGATACCCAATCAAGATCTTTTG GATGGAACTCAAGTGCAGTTCATGTCTACGAAGCTGCAGAAGTATCTCGCCGCTGAAAATGGGGGTGGGACAGATGTTGTTGCCAACCGCACCTCGCCCTCTGGCTGGGAGACTTTCAGG TTGTGGAGGATCAATAAGTCAACTTTCAATCTCAGAGTGTTTAACAAACAGTTCTTTGGACTAGAAAATCAAGGCAAAGGAAACAAAGTGGTATCGGTTCTAAATTCCCCTGGGAACTCAGAAACATTTCAGATAGTAA AGAACGACGATCAAAATCGAGTTCGCATAAAAGCATCAAATGGCCTCTTCCTCCAG GCAAAACCGGGGCTGGTGACTGCAGACTATGGAGGCTCAGGTTGGGATGACAATAATCCATCCGTCTTCCAAATGAAGATAGTCCGGACCTTACAAGGAGAATACCAAATCACTAATGGCTATGGTCCAGACAGAGCCCCTCAAGTCATGCAG GATCACTGGAATGCATACATCACTAATGAGGATTTCAGATTCTTGTCATCAAATGGTCTGAATGCGGTTAGGATTCCAGTTGGGTGGTGGATAGCGAGCGACCCAACACCACCAAAGCCTTTTGTGGGGGGCTCCTTAAAGGCCTTGGACAATGCTTTCACATGGGCACA GAACAACGGCATGAAGATTATAGTTGATCTGCATGCAGTTCAAGGTTCACAAAATGGCAACGATCATAGTGGGACCAGAGATGGGTTTCAGGAATGGGGAGACTCCAATATTCAAGATACTGTTGCAGTCATAGACTTCCTAGCAGCAAG ATATGCCAACAACCCGAGTCTAGCATCCATTGAGTTGATGAATGAGCCTCTGGCTCCAGGAGTTACACTCAATGATCTTAAGAAGTATTACAAAGCTGGTTACGATGCCGTGAGGAAGTACACATCAAATGCTTATGTGATCCTATCGAACCGACTGGGGCCTGCTGACTCCAAGGAGCTCCTGGACTTCGCCAGGGGCCTTAATCGTGTAGTGATCGATGTGCATTACTACAGCCTCTTCTCAGATATGTTTAACAACATGAACGTACAACAGAATATTGATTTCATCTATAGCCAGAGAGCTTCAGACCTCAGTGCTGTTACCACTTCCAATGGCCCTCTCAGTTTTGTAG GGGAATGGACCGCAGAATGGGCAAAAAGTGGAGCATCAAAGAAAGACTACCAGAGATTTGCAAAAGCTCAAATAGATGTGTACAGGCGTGCCACTTTTGGATGGGCGTATTGGGCTTACAGATGTGCTCAGAACCACTGGAGCCTCAAGTGGATGATTGAGAACGGCCATATAAACCTCGGAAGTTCCTAA